In Plasmodium falciparum 3D7 genome assembly, chromosome: 13, the following are encoded in one genomic region:
- a CDS encoding transcriptional regulatory protein sir2a → MGNLMISFLKKDTQSITLEELAKIIKKCKHVVALTGSGTSAESNIPSFRGSSNSIWSKYDPRIYGTIWGFWKYPEKIWEVIRDISSDYEIEINNGHVALSTLESLGYLKSVVTQNVDGLHEASGNTKVISLHGNVFEAVCCTCNKIVKLNKIMLQKTSHFMHQLPPECPCGGIFKPNIILFGEVVSSDLLKEAEEEIAKCDLLLVIGTSSTVSTATNLCHFACKKKKKIVEINISKTYITNKMSDYHVCAKFSELTKVANILKGSSEKNKKIM, encoded by the coding sequence atgggTAATTTAATGATTTCCTTTTTGAAAAAAGACACACAAAGTATTACTTTGGAGGAGCTAgccaaaataataaaaaaatgcaaACATGTAGTTGCCTTAACAGGGTCAGGTACATCTGCAGAAAGTAACATCCCAAGTTTTCGAGGGTCATCGAATTCGATATGGAGTAAGTATGACCCAAGAATATATGGAACTATATGGGGTTTTTGGAAGTATCCTGAAAAGATATGGGAAGTAATAAGAGATATATCATCCGATTATGAAATAGAAATAAACAATGGTCATGTAGCTTTATCAACTTTAGAAAGTTTGGGTTATTTAAAATCAGTAGTAACACAAAATGTAGATGGATTACATGAAGCTAGTGGGAATACAAAAGTTATATCATTACATGGGAATGTATTTGAAGCAGTATGTTGTACATGTAATAAAattgtaaaattaaataaaatcatGTTACAGAAAACATCTCATTTTATGCATCAATTACCACCTGAATGTCCTTGTGGAGGAATATTCAAACcaaacattatattatttggaGAGGTTGTTTCATCAGATCTTTTAAAAGAAGCAGAAGAAGAAATAGCAAAATGTGATTTACTTTTAGTAATTGGCACATCGTCTACTGTATCAACAGCTACTAATTTGTGTCATTTCGCttgtaagaaaaaaaaaaaaattgtggaaattaatatatccaaaacatatataacaaaCAAAATGTCTGATTATCATGTATGTGCAAAATTTAGTGAATTAACTAAAGTggcaaatatattaaaagggtcaagtgaaaaaaataagaaaataatgtaG